The DNA sequence ACCGGGCGGTGCTTGTCCGAAAACAGGCGGAATGTCATCGCGCGGGCCCCTTTGCTGTCTGGTCAGACCGTGACGGTCCCCCGCCGAACGGCCCTTGTCAACCGATCACGCAAAGCTGATACCGACCGATCCGAAGGCCCCGAAGTCGGCGGCGACCACCGCCCCGGGCGGGCATTCCACCGGCCGGATGAAACTGCCTGACAGGATCACCTGCCCCGCCTCGATCTGCTGCCCGTATTGCGCCATGCGGCGCGCCAGCCAGACGACACTTTCCACCGGGTCGTTCAACACGCCCGCGCCCAGCCCGGTTTCCTCGACCGCCCCGTCCCGGCTGACGATGGCCCCGACCCAGCGCAGGTCCACCGCATCCGGCGCGTGACGCGCGGCACCCATGACGATGCCCGCATTGGCCGCATTGTCGCTGATCGTGTCAAATATCACCCGCGCCGCCCCGGTATCGGGGTCCCTGCGCCGGACCCGCGTGTCCAGAATTTCCAGCGCGGGCGCGACATGGTCGGTCGCCGCCAGCACCTCGGCCCGCGTGACCCCGTCTCCGCCCAGCGCGGATTTCATCACAAAGGCGATCTCCGCCTCCACCCGCGGCTGGATGAACCGACCCGCGGGCACCACCGCCCCGTCCTCGAACGCCATATCGTCGAACAGGATGCCGCTATCGGGGATGTCGATGCCCAGCGCCTGCTGCATCGCCTTTGACGTCAGGCCGATCTTCCAGCCGATGACACGCCGCCCCGCCGCCAGCTTTGCCGACAGGACGGCCGACTGGATGGCATAGGCATCGTCCATGGTGATCTGCGGATAAGCCCTGGAAATCAGACCGATCTGCTGGCCTGTCTCCTCGGCCCGCAGCAACTGCGACGCGACCTCAGCATGCTGTTCCGGCGTCATGCCTCGTCCTCCAC is a window from the Sulfitobacter sp. THAF37 genome containing:
- the hpaH gene encoding 2-oxo-hept-4-ene-1,7-dioate hydratase; the encoded protein is MTPEQHAEVASQLLRAEETGQQIGLISRAYPQITMDDAYAIQSAVLSAKLAAGRRVIGWKIGLTSKAMQQALGIDIPDSGILFDDMAFEDGAVVPAGRFIQPRVEAEIAFVMKSALGGDGVTRAEVLAATDHVAPALEILDTRVRRRDPDTGAARVIFDTISDNAANAGIVMGAARHAPDAVDLRWVGAIVSRDGAVEETGLGAGVLNDPVESVVWLARRMAQYGQQIEAGQVILSGSFIRPVECPPGAVVAADFGAFGSVGISFA